The DNA region tatatttatgtaaaaataatggATTTTGTAAATTAACTGATATTTATTTGGAGTTAATTCCACTATCTATTTCTATCAAATTCACGTGTTGTGTGTTAACCAAAATAGTTTCGTTACATTTAGCTATAATTGTTTTCCCTTTTTCGTGCAAGTAATTTTGATCTGTTCAATGGATCCTTTTTTATAGAATAACTGTACACAACTCCGGTATTGCATCattgcaaaataatttaaaatcttctcctTAGAAACTACTTATATGCAATGTGTGAGATTACTATTCAAGCATCATAAAATTATGAAGATTCTAAATCATTGAAACCCAAACCAATACTTCATGCTTGTATAGTAATCTCATAAATTGTAGCatggtagttcttgagaaaaagatatttaaacttttttcctcTATTTCTAATTGTGAAAACTAAAATACTACAATTCATGAAAATACTTCGCAAGCTTTCTCAAATGTTGCAAATACCAAATTGTTAAAAGTTGGGTTCATTGTATTAAAACGACGCACCGGTCGCAAGAAATAGTAAAATGTGAAAAACATACTACATTGCTTATGTTACATTACAACAAGTTTCTATCTCAATACTATTTCTAATTCTTCTTTTatacaaaaattgtaaatgacaaaaaatagaTTATACTGGGTTAATTTGCACATCTgctcatttttttctaaatcttaGTTATGATTCAAGGCTCGCAGTCTATGGATGACCAGAGTTGGGCCGACAATAACCGTTTCCCCGGTACCAGGGTTAACAACATGTACGCCAGTCCCCGCGCTCAACATTACGGAGCCTTCGTCTACGTTTACGGCAGCGCAATTGGGGATCACGTGGGTCTACACCCTTACACGAATAACTTGAACTTTCTCGGATCGGATGACGTAGCGGAAGGTgctggaaaaaaattgttttcgttaattttttttttcatatttgaaataataagaACGGGAGATTATTGTTGTTAACTTTTTGTGACATCAGTCTTGTATTGAGACCGGCCATTTGGATGAAAATATATCATCTTATCTAAAATAGAACAATCGTTTTTAgctttttaacttttatatttgttagtcattaaatacattttaaagtacgttttaagataaaatatctaaattttaaaaatgaaaaatgttgatttCGAAACCATGACTGACAGATCATTAATCATCTGAGCTTACTTTAAGTCGAAACGTTTGTGTAGggtcaaaaaataaagaaataaacgtTTCACAGCGGATCtagacatgtttttttttaactaaaaacgTTTGTCTTGACTTCCAGTTTCTTTGTAATTGACATAGATTTGTGTGCAGCAGTTCTTAATGGCAGGGAAATGTGGTACGCCATTTTCCCAGGAGACTGTAGCAAATACGTGCAATGCTGGGATAATAATGGAAACATCCAGGGAACCGTGAGGCAATGCCCGTTTGGGCAATTCTGGAAACAGGATGAACAAACGTGTGCAACATCCTCAAATATTCGTTGTGATAT from Crassostrea angulata isolate pt1a10 chromosome 7, ASM2561291v2, whole genome shotgun sequence includes:
- the LOC128192069 gene encoding protein PIF-like, which translates into the protein MSFFNAAICILLQGIFVIFQGSQSMDDQSWADNNRFPGTRVNNMYASPRAQHYGAFVYVYGSAIGDHVGLHPYTNNLNFLGSDDVAEDLCAAVLNGREMWYAIFPGDCSKYVQCWDNNGNIQGTVRQCPFGQFWKQDEQTCATSSNIRCDIDPCLNVPSGFTYGMNGSGCRAFWICMNSYSVGSCCAPGTRYVEGMGCLQGLPCNDPCPPRR